TGTTGGCAGGCTTTTTTCTCTCTGATTATTTTCCTCTCTTAGGATGGATTGATAAACTCTCTGGAAAGTTAAATAGACTTGAGAAGAATTTtaaggatttggatgagttttATGAAGGACTCATTGAGCAACATCTCAATCCCAATAGGCCAAAATCCATGGAAGGAGATATTATTGATGTTTTGCTCCAATTGAAGAAAGAGAAATCGACTCCAATAGATCTTACTTTGGACAACATAAAGGCTATTATCATGGTAATGAACTACTCTATTTGTGTCTATTTTACTTGCTCTCATCAACTGCTTGCAAACAACTAAATAGTTAACCTTACGTATGAATTAACAAGTTGAAGTGAAAATTCTTATAAATTAATCATGGCTAGATGTTAAAAATTGTATATAAGCAAGTCTTGTGTATTGTTACATTTATTGACTTGGTATTAACACTCTATCATACACAGCTAAGTGTTATTTTATGACATGTTTGTGGCATAATCATaatataaagaatttttttggTCAAATATTAAGAAGTGCCTTTTAAACTTGTGATATTACACATGTTATAACCCTTCATAAGtaggaaaaaaaaacacttcAGTCGATATGAAATGTTGCTTTTAATTTTATCCTCCCATTTTCTCTTGTAGAATATGCTATTTAGTGGAACGGACACTAGCGCAGCTACAGTAATTTGGGCAATGACAGCCTTGATAGCCAAACCGAATGCCATGAAGAAAGTTCAGGCAGAAATTAGAGAATCGGTTGGGAAAAAGTCCATAGTGAATGAAGAAGATATCCAAGATCTTCCATATTTTAAATCAGTGATAAAAGAGACATTTAGATTGTATCCTCCAGCTCCATTGTTACTAGCTAGAGAGACAATGCAAAATTCCATATTAGAAGGATATGAAATTAAACCAAAAACTATCATTCAAGTTAATGTTTGGGCTATTGCAAGAGATCCTGAAATATGGAAAAATCCAGAAGAGTTTATACCTGAGAGGTTTCTGAATAACGATATTGATTTTAAGGGCCAAAATTTTGAGTTGCTTCCATTTGGATCAGGTAGAAGAGGGTGCCCAGGTGTGGCACTCGGTGTGGCAACTGTGGAACTTGTactttccaatcttctctacgcTTTTGATTGGGAGTTGCCTCGTGGAATGAACAGAGAAGACATCGATATTGATGTTTTGCCTGGACTTGTTATGCATAAGAAAAACCCTTTGTGCCTTGTTCCTACAAATTATCACTAGAAATTAACCAAGACCAAACTCCAGTGTTTaagttaaatatatatatgtatgctttCCTTAGATATCCATGTCAAATATGGTTGTATGGTTTTCTGCCTGCCATTTTCCGTTATAAACTTGTAATTGTAGGTTGTCTACGTCACATCTCTTGGGGTGTGCCTCTTTCCTGAATTCGGCATGAACGTGGAATGCTTTGTGCACCAGCTTGCCCAAACTTGTAATGGAGCagtattttcaataaaatttcccTTCTAGTTCCAGAGGAATTCgcggaaaaatgaaaaaaaaagagaaaaaaagcaGAGGAATGAACCAAAATGATCTCTTATCTTTGACTTCAGACTCAAAGTAATCCCTTTTCTTTTACATGGAACATTAATAGTCTTCCATATTTGATATATTGGAGCTTTTCTGGTCTCATTTCCAATCGTCAGTTTACTTTTTAACACCTCAGCTCTTGCGGAGATTGATTCACGTGGAGTAAACGAACTCTGATAGGTCGTGTTATAAGTGATTTTCTTTCTCCTGTGGcaatcaaggacatgtatgatggagaaGGACAATGGgaaagactcaaaatatttttcaattgtgatggggttgcgCCTTGATGATGGATGAATTAACGCGACAACTCCAAGGTGAGGTGATTTGATAGGACATGACTCAATTTCGGCGTATCgaagacatgaccttagataagaggTTATGGAGGATACAAATTAGGCTCATGCTCTCTATGGTATTTTGCCATTGCTTCTCCACTTCGCCATTTCTTTTTCGATCTGGTTTGAATTGCTTTTACGTAAGTCGAGGGTGTATCGGAAATAATCATAGTCTTGAGAAGAATTTtaaggatttggatgagttttATGGACTCATCGAGCAACATCTTAATCCAAATAGGCCAAAATCGATGGAAGGAGATATTATTGATCTTTTGCTCCAATTGAAGAAAGAGAAATCAACTCCAATCGATCTTAATTTGGACAACATAAAGGCTATAATCGTGGTAATGCACTACTCTTTTTGTATCTATTTTATATGGCGGTGCTAGTAAATACTTGCTCACGTCAGCTGCTTACACCTAGCTAAACAATTCACCGGCCTTTTATTGGCTTGGTGTTAATACTCGGTCATGTGGCTAAGTGTTTTCCATGGTTATGTTTGTAGCACGATCATAATAGCATTACACATGTCATACCATTTGATGATTCttgattagaa
This DNA window, taken from Solanum dulcamara chromosome 3, daSolDulc1.2, whole genome shotgun sequence, encodes the following:
- the LOC129883324 gene encoding 6,7,8-trihydroxycoumarin synthase-like, coding for MMFFPLFVALLIIIILSFILPKAKRNGKNNLPPGPLGLPFIGNLHQFDSLTPHLYFWKLSKKYGKIFSLKLGSSTMVVVSSANLAKEVTKTQDLAFCTRSTTLGQQKLSYNGQDIVVSPYNDNWKEIRKICVVHLFSLKKVQYFSPIREDEVSRMIKKISQQAVTSGIINLSSILISLTTTISCRVAFGFRIDEETHEMRKYNELLKVTEEMLAGFFLSDYFPLLGWIDKLSGKLNRLEKNFKDLDEFYEGLIEQHLNPNRPKSMEGDIIDVLLQLKKEKSTPIDLTLDNIKAIIMNMLFSGTDTSAATVIWAMTALIAKPNAMKKVQAEIRESVGKKSIVNEEDIQDLPYFKSVIKETFRLYPPAPLLLARETMQNSILEGYEIKPKTIIQVNVWAIARDPEIWKNPEEFIPERFLNNDIDFKGQNFELLPFGSGRRGCPGVALGVATVELVLSNLLYAFDWELPRGMNREDIDIDVLPGLVMHKKNPLCLVPTNYH